Genomic window (Neosynechococcus sphagnicola sy1):
GCCAGAGCGAGGTAATGAAAATCACGAAAATGGCTGAAGGTTCGGCAGCATTAAAAATCGCTAGGGCGATCGGCAACCACACCAGGGGAGAAACGGGCTTAAAGACCTGAATAATCGGGTTCAGCGCTAGCCATGCATTGTGAGATAATCCAACCCAAACCCCAACCGGAATTGCCACCACAGCCCCAAGCAAAAAGCCAATACAGACTCGACGCAAGCTTGCCAACAGCAGCCACCCAAGCCCAATATCGCCAGGACCGCGATGATAAAACGGATGTAAAATAAAGTCTAAATTCTTGACGAGGGCTTCGGGTGGCGTGGGCATCATTTCATGCCGGAAGAGGGAAATTACCCACCACACCGCAATCACACCGGCAAACCCAGCCATGGGCAGTAGGATATTGGCTCTCAATAGTCCCCGAAAATGCTTCACGGCAGAGGCATGGGTAGTCATAACTATAGCGTTTTTCAGCCTAGTAGGGCTGGCGAGGTAAGATATAGGAATCCACTGTTAATCTAGATAAACGTGCGCCCATATTCTGAAGACTTGCGGAGAAAAATAGTTGAGAGATACATAGACGGGAAGACCTCTCAACGCAAGCTAGCCGAACAGTTTCATGTAGCATACAGCTTTGTACGCAAACTAACGAAGCAATATCGAGAGACCGGGACTATCCGTCCGAAGCAGCGAACAGAACAAACCC
Coding sequences:
- the ntrB gene encoding nitrate ABC transporter permease — translated: MTTHASAVKHFRGLLRANILLPMAGFAGVIAVWWVISLFRHEMMPTPPEALVKNLDFILHPFYHRGPGDIGLGWLLLASLRRVCIGFLLGAVVAIPVGVWVGLSHNAWLALNPIIQVFKPVSPLVWLPIALAIFNAAEPSAIFVIFITSLWPTIINTAEGVSNVPKDYLEVAQVLEMPRWKQLIKIVLPASLPYIFTGLRISLGIAWLVIVAVEMLTGGVGIGFFVWDEWNRLNVSSVFLAVFVIGLTGLILDYALATLQTIVTHRPARS